From one Labeo rohita strain BAU-BD-2019 chromosome 8, IGBB_LRoh.1.0, whole genome shotgun sequence genomic stretch:
- the LOC127169251 gene encoding gamma-glutamyl hydrolase, which translates to MAFGALLCACVMVLCSAAPFKLPQRIEPENDRPIIGILTQEVEDYMKKFGKTYIPSSYVKYIESGGARVVPIRLNQSSAEHEKIFKSINGLLLIGGSVNLETSDFAHTAGIYFRLALKANDEGDYFPIWGTCLGFQLLTVLVAGENLLSKTTAENVAYPLNFTSEASSSRMFTNFPSDIRKALSQEPLTGNFHHYGVTNEAFMGNEKLSGFFSVLSTNIAENGLEFVSTMEGKKYPFYGVQWHPEVNRFQWDPHHNFPHSSNAVRVSSLLAEFFVNEGRKSSHHFSDAAEESSALIYNYNPVYMANVSAYEQSYFF; encoded by the exons ATGGCTTTCGGTGCGCTCCTGTGCGCGTGTGTGATGGTGTTGTGCAGCGCCGCTCCGTTTAAACTCCCGCAGAGAATCGAGCCTGAGAACGACAGACCGATCATCG GTATTCTGACACAAGAGGTTGAAGATTATATGAAAAAGTTTGGAAAAACATACATCCCTTCATCATATGTGAAGTACATCGAATCCGGGGGAGCAAGAGTTGTGCCGATTAG GCTCAACCAGAGTTCTGCAGAGCATGAAAAGATCTTCAAGTCGATAAATGG TCTTCTTCTCATCGGAGGGTCTGTGAATCTTGAGACATCTGACTTTGCTCACACTGCTGGGATTTACTTCAGACTAGCCCTTAAA GCGAATGATGAGGGTGATTACTTTCCCATCTGGGGAACATGCCTGGGATTTCAGCTGCTCACTGTGCTGGTGGCTGGAGAAAACCTGTTGAGTAAGACAACTGCAGAGAATGTCGCTTATCCACTCAACTTCACCTCAG AGGCTTCATCCAGTCGTATGTTTACCAACTTCCCATCTGACATCCGTAAAGCATTGTCCCAGGAGCCACTTACTGGAAATTTTCACCATTATGGAGTGACTAACGAG GCATTTATGGGTAATGAGAAATTAAGTGGCTTCTTTTCAGTGCTGTCCACAAACATAGCAGAGAATGGCCTTGAGTTTGTTTCTACCATGGAAG GCAAGAAGTACCCTTTCTACGGAGTACAGTGGCATCCAGAAGTGAACCGCTTTCAGTGGGACCCTCATCACAACTTTCCTCATTCCAGCAACGCTGTGCGCGTGTCATCATTACTGGCtgaattttttgtaaatgagg gaaGGAAAAGCTCCCACCACTTCAGTGATGCAGCAGAA
- the polr3d gene encoding DNA-directed RNA polymerase III subunit RPC4: MESSGDPSGPPRTPHVGGARGLPMGRRLPASISPGRLPTMRSRDLTLGGVKKKTFTPNIIGRKSKEELKADEGTRRDKKDVDRGRQRDSRGRGRGRPEVIQSHSIFEQGPAEMMAKRKGVYDDTRETANSGPSPIINIKKERETEEETKEILRKLERDNFLDDPHLRGERGSCPVQLPLAVSGWVFKEEFSEETLKSVKTSSDPEPMSTADSTGAEVKIKQEPLDILEPKKAEPMFRPPPLPKPDLLPDLLEVWNHCKEEELLFMQLPDSLPGQPPTSDARPTKTEVQSSDGQTVMQKTETQDESQDENTCCLKDLQEGLVGKMLVRKSGKVQLILGNVTLDVALGTPCAFLQELVSVNTEGRRGDMSVLGHIKHKLVCSPDFQALLENRA; the protein is encoded by the exons ATGGAGAGCTCCGGTGACCCCAGTGGGCCTCCACGGACGCCGCATGTAGGGGGAGCCAGAGGGTTGCCGATGGGTCGCCGGCTGCCCGCTTCAATCTCTCCGGGACGCCTGCCCACAATGCGCTCCAGAGACCTCACATTAGGAGGAGTCAAAAAG AAAACCTTCACGCCCAATATTATTGGTCGAAAATCAAAAGAGGA ATTAAAAGCTGATGAAGGAACGAGACGGGATAAGAAGGATGTGGATCGAGGTCGGCAGCGGGACAGCCGAGGGAGGGGCCGAGGTCGCCCTGAGGTCATCCAGTCACATTCTATCTTTGAACAGGGTCCTGCAGAGATGATGGCCAAGAGGAAAG gTGTATATGATGATACCAGAGAAACGGCAAACAGTGGCCCTTCACCCATCATCAACATCAAAAAGGAGAGAGAAACCGAAGAGGAGACTAAAGAAATCCTGCGCAAACTTGAGAGGGACAAT TTTCTGGACGACCCTCACCTGAGAGGTGAGAGAGGAAGCTGTCCTGTGCAGCTGCCGCTGGCTGTGTCGGGATGGGTCTTCAAAGAGGAGTTTAGTGAGGAGACACTCAAATCGGTGAAGACCTCTTCAGATCCTGAACCGATGAGCACTGCTGACAGCACTGGAGCTGAAGTGAAGA TCAAGCAGGAGCCTTTGGATATTCTTGAACCGAAGAAGGCGGAGCCTATGTTCAGGCCGCCGCCCTTGCCCAAACCTGATCTGCTGCCTGATTTACTGGAGGTGTGGAATCACTGCAAAGAGGAGGAGCTTCTCTTCATGCAGCTTCCTGACAGTCTGCCAGGCCAGCCGCCCACCAGTGACGCCCGGCCCACCAAAACAGAGGTGCAGTCGAGTGACGGACAGACCGTGATGCAGAAGACCGAGACTCAG gaTGAATCTCAAGATGAGAACACCTGTTGTCTTAAGGATCTACAAGAGGGTTTGGTGGGAAAGATGCTCGTGAGGAAGTCAGGCAAAGTGCAGCTTATTCTGGGTAACGTCACCCTGGATGTGGCCTTGGGAACACCCTGTGCCTTCCTGCAG gAGCTGGTCTCAGTAAATACAGAGGGCAGAAGGGGAGACATGTCTGTGCTGGGACACATTAAACACAAGTTGGTTTGTTCACCTGACTTCCAGGCTCTTCTGGAAAACAGAGCTTGA